The Bremerella cremea sequence AAAAAAAGCTTGCCATAGGCTTGTTGCTCGGGCGTGTCGAAGTGCCGTGACATCAAAGTTGGAAAGTCGAGTTCCTGATTCCAACGGTTCGCGTTCGATGGCAGTTCGGCTCGGACGTGTAGAAACGGATGCGAAATGAGGAAGCGGCCAACGAGGTCTCGATCGTTACCGATTCCTTTAGGCCAATTATCTGCGATTGATCGCTGAAGAAGTTTGGGGGATTCGTAGGCTCCCGAGGCGACGATGAAATGGCTACCTTCGAGCGTTATGCGTTTACCGGATTTGGTGGAGAAAACCTCGGCCGCGTGAACGCGGTTTTTCTTCTCGGTTAGAAGTCGTTCGCACGGCGATTGATCGAAGTACCTGAAGTTTGTGTATTGAGGATTCGATTCGATTTCGTCTAACAGGTAGGCTGCGGTGAATCTGGCTCCGAACGGACAGTAACGACAGGTGCCGGTAGTCATGCACATGCGAAAGCGTGCCATCGGCATATGTCCGTAGCCGATTTCTAAACGTTCCATCGCATGAATCAATGGACGGTCGGCTTCAACAAAAGGGAACGGATCGAGCGGGTAGTCACTCTTTCTCGGAGGCACTACGTTGCCACGGGAATCGCTCGCCTGTCCCGAGACGCCAAGCAGGTGCTCGGCTTTGTCATAATAGGATTCCAGGTCTTGATAAGCGATCGGCCAATCTGCACCGCGTCCGGTGCGCGAGCAAGTTTCGAAGTCTTCTTCTTTGAACCGCAACGCCCAACCGCCCCAGTGTACGGTCGATCCGCCACGCCCCATCAGCCGTGATTCTTGAAACGTCCACGGTTCTTTGCCGACAGACTGGTTCTCAGATTCAATCGGCAGATCGTGGTAGTCGTCGTATGGGTTCACGCCCGTTGACACGAAGTCCCACCATTTGCGACGGTCTTTCAAAGGAACGCGTTTGCCGGCCTCGACGACCGCAACGGACGCTTTGGGATTAGCCTCAAGCAAACGCATGGCGACAATCGCGCCTGCAACACCGGAGCCAATGATGACGTAGTCAAACTCATTCCCGTTCTTGGTCATCATGCGTCCTCGTAAGTTCGATAAGTACGCTGGGAACGGAAGCGCGAACCGGAAACGAACCCGGTGTAGTTTTTGCCGCCAAAGCTGCGGAAACCGCCGGAACTCACATAAACAAGAATGAACTCATCAATTACATTCCGTTTGAGATTGACCAAGCCGGGATCGGATTGGCGATGTAGCTCGCCATCGACGAGCAAGTACTGATAGAGTCCATCCCCATGCGAAGCTCGCAAATCCGAGAGTAGATCGCAGGCTGCTGTATATCGCTTGAGGTACGACGGCGTTTCAGAAACCTTTAGCTCAATGAATTCTCGCCATCGACTTGCCATGTCTTCCACTCGGCAAGCCGTGTCGTTGCCCCAGATGGTGTGGATCGCACTGAATAGTTTCCACAGTTCATCGATTTCGCTGGATGACAGGCATTCCGATTCCGCTCTAATTTGATTTTCTACACCCACTTCGCTATCCCTATCAACTGTTGCATGCACCCCGTACGGACACCACGCATCCCCCTAAAGGGATGACATATGATATGGCGGCTAGCATGCTCGTGCAACAAGAACTCTCGGTATATTCTGCGAGACATGATTTTGGGCCATTCGCATCACCCCGTCGAACTCGTGCCGCTTGCCCGTGGGCAGTACGCAGAAGACGGTTGGAACGGAAGGCTCCGCCCCAGCAATGATGCTGATTCACGCCACCACTACGTCCCTCAAAGACTGTTCCTTAAGCTCGGTCCCACGCGGATTCGCTGGTCGCCATCGAGGAGAATCTCAACTCGCTACGGCGATGTCCCGGAGTCTGCCAGATTGATCTGCACGGGCCGCAATCACGAAGTTCGTCGGAAGTCGTCCGACCTCAGCCGGTACCGTCACGAGAAGAAAGACGGCTGAGTGGTTGTTTCTCGTCGACCCTAATTTACGAGTTGACTGACCGCTGTGCGGCTACTGCTCGAGTAGATTCCGCTAGAACCGCTCGAGATCGCTGCGATTCGCCTTCCTAGGAACAAACCGCGAGCGTTGAAGCCTAGAACTGAACTCGCGCGATCAAACCGACTACTGAACGTCCCTTGCGTTCGAGGCCTAGTTCCGGCGGACCGAAAGTGCGTAAGGTGGGCGTGTCGAATGGCACGAAGTTCTACACAAGTCGTTTCAGGATTTCACGTTTGACTTCGTGTCTTGGCTTCGTCGCACAGTCGTATTTCTTCTGTCGTCATAGTCTTTGCCTGGGCTCGAAGCGACCGGGACGGTCGGCCACACGGTGCGTAGCGACCGCTTCGAGCAACTGTTCGAAAAAGTGAGATGGATGAATGCTTTGCTGGCATTTCGTAGCCATTACCTGCTTAAATGCTTCCAGGGTTTGGACGGTTCTTTTGAAGCTGATCGTGCGTAGCTCGATCTTCTTTCTTGATGCCGCCTGAGCGATGATGGTTCGAATGAGGTTGTGGATAGGCTGTTGATTGTCGACCGTATTAGGCATCGAGACGGTCGATGCATAGTAGGCCAGGACGCGGCGATCCTTCCAAAGCCAACCCTGATCGGCATGGTCATCCAACTTTGGCCTGTCTTCCGAGCGACGGCCGCCCGACAATAATGATCATGGCTCAATGCCTGGCCGAGAAAACCCCAAAGAATCACAAGCGGAGTGTAGATCCGATCCAGCCAAGCAAATTCCAGTGCTTCCAAAGCATGTGATATCGTTGCCTCAGACAGCACATCGGTGGAAGGCAACTTACCGTCTTGCGCAAACTGTTGACGCGGAAACCGCACTTGCTGACGAAACCGTCCATCGCTATAAAATGACGTTCTGAGACCTCCTTGCCAAAGATGGGTGTGTGACAACTCCGTCTACGCAAGCGAGGCTTTTTTGATCTATGTCGATTCAGAGCAGCACGTTACATCAGAACTACGTGCCATTCGCGGGCGTGTCCTTGGTCAGGTTGTGAATGACAGCCTGCGTTTCAGCACGAGGCTCCGAACGCACCCCTTGCGTGTCGAAGCGGCGCCGGGACCGAACAAACTCTTCCGATTTCGACCGCCGAGTCGGTGGGCAAACGAACGGCAAGGCTGACCGACCGATGGCATCGCATATCATTGTTCGTCGCTGATGGAAAATGGGGTTCGCTCAGCCGACAGGCTAGAATGGATCGGTCTCACCACAACCGGGACACGACCGGAGCCGGAACTGACGTAGGTATTCCTGGCGATGCTGTTGTTGCTTAATTAGATCATCAAGAGTTGCTGCTCGCTTGTATCGAGTTGGTCTTCAACTTCTCCTTTTTTTTCCTTCGGGCCATCTCATGGAATAAGTGAAGTAGTCATGGGCTTGGGTCTCCAACTGAAACGCTTGAGAAAGCCACGCCGAAACGCCTTTGTGTAAGGGCAGCCAGAAACACAACAGGGCGATCAAACCGATAGCCTCTGATAGCGACTATGCGTGATTGTGCCAGCGACGGAACCGCTAATCAAACTTCGTTTGGCGAGGGCTTTGAAACCTGTTGTGTGAACCGCTTTCCGCCTTGCCATGAAAGTCGGCTAGCGAATCACTTCAGCTGTTTACGATTCAGTCCGAGCAGGGTCGGTAGCCCGCAAAAACCGCGGGATCTGATGTTAGCCGGTCGGAAAGACCTGTGCAAAAACGTTCTAACGGTGTCTTGTCGCCTCCGCTCATTTGTATGGATGTTCTAGCCGAGTTGATTTGGCCGATCTCCCTTGCCGTTTGCCACGGATGACTAACGAGATAGCGGAGCTTTTTTCCCAGAAACACACTCCTCCATGCTCGTCGGCATGGTCATTTTGCACTTTACCCTGACCAGGGCAGATTGACGATGGACGACTGGTGACACTCACGGCAATCGCACCGACAAATGGGGGACACTTCAGAAAAAGCTGTGGCTAGGCATTATTAAGGACAACAGAACTCCAACTTCTTGGGAGGCTCTCATGAAATCACAAATTGCAAGCAGTGGAATAATTAGAGTACAGTAAGGCGGGTGAGCCATTTGTCCCAACTTCGCCCTGTGGACTTTCGTTCAAAGGAGCCATTCGCGCCAATCAGCGGTCGAAATCATCAGGCAAAGCTTCCGACGGCGACCCTATTACGAATTATCTGGGGCAAACCATAAATACAGGCGAGTCTGAGTGCTGGTTCGCTGGCTTCCAGAGGATTCGCCACATTTGCGGCAGAGCGGAATAAGATGCGCGTTGACGAGTGCCGCAAGTAACGTTGAATTGTTACGTAGGAATTTTATCTTCGCATAAGCGGTTGCGTTTTACCCCCGATACTATTGAGGTCTGCGACATCAATCCAATAGGGGCGACCAGCGTAAGCCCCGAATTCGCGGCAAATCGGCCTGTTGTATGTTGGATTACGAGCGCAGACATCAATAAAAGGATCGATGCCATGCCCCCTACTGCTTATCGACTTTGTGTCATTGCATTCCTTCTTGAAGGTGCGTTGGCGAACATCTCATACGCTCAAGAAGGTATTTCTCCGATCTTGCAGAATGCATTAGCCAATGCGGGTGCTTTAGCGGTGATGGAAAAAGATGGCACCATTGACATTAAATGTTATGACCAGACGGAGGATGATTTAAAGGCACTTTTGAATGTCTTGCCGAAGGCATTGGAAAAGGGGGAAGTATCTCTTGCACTCGACGGTTTCGATTCGGAATTAATCAATGAGCTCACTCGGCGAATCGACTTATTGAGGCGTTTATCACACTTGGATATTGGTATTTCGTCGAGCATTACCGATACACAGGTCTGTCAGCTGGCGCAATTTAAGAATCTTCGCCGATTATCTTTGGTGCCGGACCAGCCGATTGAGGTAAGCGACGAGGCGCTTAAGTGCCTTTCAACCAACACGGCGCTCGAGATATTGCGATTGGATTATTCACGCGTTACCGACGAAGGTTTGCGTCATCTTCAAAATCTGAAGAAACTGCATTTGTTAACGTTGTGCTCTACCCGGATTGAAGGTGACGGATTCAAGCATCTAAGGAAACTACCGATTGAATCGCTACTGGTATTGGATAGCGAGGTCAGCGACACTGGCTTGCAAGAGATTGGCCGTTTGAGACGCCTACGTCGCCTGCACCTCAATGGAACTCCAATTCAAGGGGATGGACTCAAATACCTTGGACAATCTTCTCCGTTGCAACATCTCTCGCTCACCGCAACAACGGTTTCGGATGAGGCTTTGCAGCATCTCATCGACATAAGGAGTCTTAAATCATTATCGGTATGCGACTGTCCTATCTCAGACAAGGCCATCACTCACTTGTCAAAAATGCCTCAATTGCAGCGTCTAATGATTAGCGACACGAAAATAACCCCCGAGGGCATCGAGGAACTTAAGAAAGCGATACCGAACACAACGGTCGAATAGCAATCGAGAAAAGGGGGAGGACGGTTCCATGGTAAAGTTAACGTCCATCCGGCATTTTCATGGAGGCAATTTCAACCCACCGCAGGGGTGATGCTGTGCGGGCAGTAGTGGACCACGTTTGTTAAGCACGATTGAATCGTCCGCGCAATTTTCTTCATCGGCCCGAGCTTGGTATCGACCTTCAAGTCACCATACGCCAAACGCGCTTCATGCACATCGATTTGCCCTAGTGGGACTTTGCGCACCCGGAAATCGCAGGGGCGGCAATATGCCGTCTGTCTGCGGGCAATTATTGAGGTCTGCGCCATCAATCCAACAGGGGCGACCAACGGAAGCCCCAGATTCGTGGCCAATCGGTCCGTAGCCATGTTGGATTACCTGCGGAGACATCAATAAGAGCTATGGTTCTGCTGCAAACCGAGTCCAAGTCATGCAGGTTAGGTCTAGCTGGAACACCTCATTATTCTCTACATGGTCTTCGACGCCATCTTGTGCAATGGCGATTGTCCCTCCTCGGATTGTGATGTTCCCTGCCTCTGAAAGAGTTGCCTTGTGCTTGTAAATCCACCCCGGACACGCACCGGTTGAGGTAACAGGTTCCATATGCCATGTGTGGCAGTTCAGTCGATAGACGGGCGTAGTCCCGAATCGGCGTGATCCGTGATACCCCAATCCGCCAATAATGTAGATGTCGCTTCCAACAAGTGTGGCCGAATGGAAATCGGTGGGAGGAAACACTTCCTGCGGATATCCATAAATGGTGAAGTTTCCATCTCCCTGAAAGACCACCACGTCGTTGTAGATACAGAAGTCGGGGTCGTAGTAATCTTCGTGTTCTCCTCCGATCTGCACATAGCGACCATCAGGCAAGGCAGTGAAGGATGCGCCAAAGCGGTTGAAGCACCACACGCAGGTCATTTCATAGAGATCACCGAATTGGGACTTACTCTCATAGGCGGGGATACCAGTTCGTATCATTTCCTGCCAAAAGGGAACATCCATTGTTTCGGGGTTTGAGCTTCCGAACCTTCGTTGGCAGCCTTCCTGATACTCAGACTTGCTGACTCTTAGCGTGGAACTCCCCTCAAGTCCGATCAGAATTCGCCGCATTTCCGTGCTTACGTCGCCAATGTCTTCACCTGCTTCCACGAGTACACGGACAACTTCCTCACTCGTCGTTAATGTAATAGGCTTGTCTCCGTACTCGTTCGTGATAGACGGGTCGGCCCCTGCCGCCAGCAATATCTCGACGCAATCGGCGTGGCCGAACTGTACCGCTTGCGTCAAAGCTGTTTGGCCAAATTCGTCAGCCAATTCCAAATCGACTTTAACACCGATGAGCCACTTGATCATTTCGGGATTGCCAATGGAGGCAGATGTCATCAACGCTGTCTCTCCGCATTGGCCAATCTCGTTCACATCGATCCCCGCTGCATGAATTAGGCGAGCCTTGTCGAGGTGGCCAACAAACGCAGCCAATAACCAAGGTGTTCGAGAAAACCGATCTCGCTGCTGGAGTGCACCAGGGACTCGCAAGAGTTCTTTGACGTCATGGCAACTTCCCAGAGCGACCGCTTCCAATAATTTCGACCAGCGAAGTGGGCTAGGATCAGCACCGGCATCCAGCAGAAATCGGACTACATCCCAACGTCGTCGTAGGTAAGCGGCGCTAAGGGGCGACTCCCGATATTGGGATTCACAGTCCATGACGGCTCCATGCTGCACCAAGAACTCGGCCATTGGGAGCAGCATTTCGTTATCATGAAGACGGAACATGATATGGAGGAGAGCCGTGTACCCACTGGGAGACTCAGCGTTGATGTCGGCCCCAGCATCGAGAAGAACCTGAACTTTTTCTAGACTTCCAGAACATGCAGCTAGGGCAAGTGGTTGCCGTTGGGATTCTCCAACCTTCGCATGGATGTTTGCTCCTGCGTCGATCAGTAAACGAAGCAAGTCCACGCTGGCATGTGGGCTTTTGGCGGCACAGGCCAACGGCGTGTATCCCTTCTCGTTACGGCTATCGACAAAGATACCCTTTTCGAGTTCTGCGAGAACACCTTCTTGGTTGCCGTCAGTCGCAAAGGTATGGATATCCATGCCCCGTGTTTCCTTTTTATACATTCACTTTCAACAAGCCCGTTTACAATCTCGGATCGACAGGTTCGCTTTCCAATGCGAGCACGCCGAATACACACTCGTGAACTCGTCGAAGCGGTTCCCTACGTACAAAACGTTCCAGCGATTCAATGCCCAGTGCAAATTCACGAAGGGCCAAAGAACGCTTGCGTCCCAAACTGCGACTTCGCAGACGAGCGAGGTTGACGTCTGAATCGTAGTCAGGGCTATAAATGATTCGCAGGTACTCCTTGCCACGACATTTCACAGCAGGCTGGACCAACCCTTTTTTGCCTCGAACGATCCAGTCAAGTGGTTTCACGACCATGCCTTCACCTCCTTGACGGGTACGAGATTCCCACCAAGTTACGCCCTCGTTCACCTCAAGAGGATCGGTCACATCAACCACCTTGAAGTTGGTCGCAAGGAGCATTTTATTGTCTTCTTGGCAAATCTTGGCCAGCGTCTGCATATGCCAAACGTGATTTTGATTGATATGAACACGTCCTTCGGTTGCCAGCAAATGAAAAGGTGCCAACTTGAGGTCGTCAAGGGATTGCACTGGCCAGCAGTATTGGCGATAGGCAGCAACGAAGGCGGTAGCATTATCGAGCCGATCCTTGTATTGGGCCAACTCGGGGTGATTCTGCTTCCCGTCTTCGTTCCCAAGTCGCTGGAATGTCGTTTCCAAGGCGGATATAGCTCGGGGCAAAGCGGCGCTACCCGCCGCTCCTACGGCTGCATACTGCGAACGCAGCAATTCCTGAGCCTTCGCTGACCACGGCATCAATTCACAATCGAAACATGCCCACGAGGTATCGAATTCTTCCCAGAATCCAGCGGAAGTCATCGCCGAGCGCAGTCGGTCGATCAGTCGTGATTCCAACTCGGTATCGTTGAAAAATCGGCGTCCCGTTCGAGTATAGACAATACCTGTCTCGCCATCGGTGACACCGAATCGTTGTTGAGCAGCCTCTTCATCCCGGCAAATCACAACAACGGCTCGGGAACCCATGTGCTTCTCTTCGCACACAACTTGCGGAACACCCTGACTACGGAAATAGGTAAATGCTTCCGCCGGATGTTCCAAGAGCCCCGGTTCCTGCGATGTTTCACAAGGGGACATGGTAGGCGGCAAGTAAATCAGCCATTTGGGATTGGCAGCAAAGCGGCTCATTACTTCCAAGGCGGCTGTGGAATTCTCCTCTCGGATGGTGACATTGTGTTGAAGCCGGGTCGAGACAATCCGCTTTCCCAATAGGTCCTCGGCATCCAGAATGTCATCGTGGATTTGCTGTGCGGACAAGGCAGATGGGGATTGATCTTGCGGCAAAAAGGGGCGGGCCGGTTCGCAGTAGGTTTGCTTCGCCGGGATGGAAACGAACTCCTGTTCGGGATAACGCAGCGCCGTCAGCTTGCCACCGAAGACGCAACCCGTATCGACGTTGACAGTACGGTTCAACCACTCCGGTTCCGGTACCGGCGTATGCCCGTAGACTACCATCGCCGAACCTCGATATTCGGCGGCCCAGTTGGATCGAACCGGCAAACCGAATTCGTCCGTTTCACCGGTCGTTTCTCCATAAAGGGCAAACTCCCGCACCTTGCCGGAACCTCGGCCTTGGTACTCCTCCTTCATTCCAGCGTGGGCCACCACCAGTTTGCCATCATCGAGAACATAATGACTGACCAGGCCGTCGAGGAACTGAGCCAGCTCTTTACGAAACGGCTGCTGGACATCTTCGGGCAACGCCTCGATCTCGGACATAGTTTCCGCCAGCCCGTGGGTGATCTGAACGTTTTTACCATTCAGTTTCCGTAGCAGCTTCATGTCGTGGTTGCCCGGAACGCAGATTCCGCTGCCAAATGCAACCATTCTTGCGACGAGTCGCACCGTGTCCAAAACTCGAGGCCCTCGATCCACCAAATCACCAACGAAGACAGCCTTACGGCCCTCTGGATGTGCGAGAACCGTACCGCTGACCAGAGACGAGCCACCGGGAACTACGCAGCTTTCACGGTAGCCGAGTTCCTGTAGCAAGGCTTCCAGTTCATCGCAGCAGCCGTGAATGTCGCCGACAATATCGAACGGGCCATGCTCATCCTTGCGATCATTCCAAAGCGGGACACGCTCGATGGATGCCGCTTCAACCTGCTCGGCGGAGTCCATCACAAAGATGTGGCGAAATCCTTCCCGCTTGAGAGCTTTCACGCTGCGGCGCAGTTGGGATCGCTGCTGCCGAATGACGTGCGGGCCGAAGGTACGGTCGTCTCGATCTCGGTTCCGCTCATGGCAGACCTGCTCCGGCATGTTCAATACAACGGCAACGGGGAGAACATGAAATTGCCGGGCAAGCTGCACCAACGGACGACGAGCCTCGGGCTGCACATTGGTGGCATCCACCACCGTCAGCATCCCACGAGCGAGGCGCTTGGCGGCGACGTAATGTAACACCTCAAACGCATCGGTGGTTGCCTCTTGATTGTTTTCGTCATCGCTGACAAGTCCACGGCAGTAGTCGGACGAAAGCACCTCGGTAGGTAAGAAATGCTTGCGCGCAAATGTGCTCTTACCGGAACCGCTAGGGCCAATGAGAACGACGAGGGATAATTTGGGGATCTTGATTTTCATCTGGCGAGCGACTGAATAGCGAGTGTTGAGATGTTAGGTTACCAATTGGTTGTCTGCCGGAAACACGGTAGTGAAGCGTTCGTAAGAAACGATCACTCGCTCTTCCTCGCGAACACGCCCATCTGTGTCGGCGACCCCACCTTCTCGTCTTCTGGTCCAATGGGCAGAAACCGCACTGCGTAGCCGTGTTCTTCAGCGACCCGGTTCGCCCAGTTTTGGAACTCTGGCCGCGTCCATTCGAAACGATGATCGGAGTGGCGAAACTGACCTGCTGGCAACGTCTCCCACATTGCGTTGTATTCTTGGTTGGGAGTCGTCAGTACAATCGTCTTGGGCCGGGCGAATTCAAACACGACACGTTCCAAGGCGGAAAGCCGAGGCGGATCGAGATGTTCGATCACTTCGACCAGGGCTGCCGCATCGAATCCTTCCAGTCGCCGATCTCGATAGATCAACGATCCATGCATGAGCTTCAACCGATCCGCTTGTCGCTCTGGCAGGCGGTCCAACTTCAGACGTTTCTGTGCAATTTCCAGCGAACGGATCGACACGTCCATCC is a genomic window containing:
- a CDS encoding GMC oxidoreductase, with amino-acid sequence MMTKNGNEFDYVIIGSGVAGAIVAMRLLEANPKASVAVVEAGKRVPLKDRRKWWDFVSTGVNPYDDYHDLPIESENQSVGKEPWTFQESRLMGRGGSTVHWGGWALRFKEEDFETCSRTGRGADWPIAYQDLESYYDKAEHLLGVSGQASDSRGNVVPPRKSDYPLDPFPFVEADRPLIHAMERLEIGYGHMPMARFRMCMTTGTCRYCPFGARFTAAYLLDEIESNPQYTNFRYFDQSPCERLLTEKKNRVHAAEVFSTKSGKRITLEGSHFIVASGAYESPKLLQRSIADNWPKGIGNDRDLVGRFLISHPFLHVRAELPSNANRWNQELDFPTLMSRHFDTPEQQAYGKLFLFKDRSRPKVDLAGMMITGKTRAQIERATMGPMEIELQGFMEEFSILDNRVSLGANCNRIGLPQTKVDFSREFDFTDRAATRLDIMQRIVRETGAKITKAAVRAQRGDHSASTCRMGDSPATSVVDRDLRVHDVENLWVCSNAVFPSGAAVNPTLTLSALSLRLADKLIHDGDVA
- a CDS encoding ankyrin repeat domain-containing protein, which encodes MDIHTFATDGNQEGVLAELEKGIFVDSRNEKGYTPLACAAKSPHASVDLLRLLIDAGANIHAKVGESQRQPLALAACSGSLEKVQVLLDAGADINAESPSGYTALLHIMFRLHDNEMLLPMAEFLVQHGAVMDCESQYRESPLSAAYLRRRWDVVRFLLDAGADPSPLRWSKLLEAVALGSCHDVKELLRVPGALQQRDRFSRTPWLLAAFVGHLDKARLIHAAGIDVNEIGQCGETALMTSASIGNPEMIKWLIGVKVDLELADEFGQTALTQAVQFGHADCVEILLAAGADPSITNEYGDKPITLTTSEEVVRVLVEAGEDIGDVSTEMRRILIGLEGSSTLRVSKSEYQEGCQRRFGSSNPETMDVPFWQEMIRTGIPAYESKSQFGDLYEMTCVWCFNRFGASFTALPDGRYVQIGGEHEDYYDPDFCIYNDVVVFQGDGNFTIYGYPQEVFPPTDFHSATLVGSDIYIIGGLGYHGSRRFGTTPVYRLNCHTWHMEPVTSTGACPGWIYKHKATLSEAGNITIRGGTIAIAQDGVEDHVENNEVFQLDLTCMTWTRFAAEP
- a CDS encoding polynucleotide kinase-phosphatase is translated as MKIKIPKLSLVVLIGPSGSGKSTFARKHFLPTEVLSSDYCRGLVSDDENNQEATTDAFEVLHYVAAKRLARGMLTVVDATNVQPEARRPLVQLARQFHVLPVAVVLNMPEQVCHERNRDRDDRTFGPHVIRQQRSQLRRSVKALKREGFRHIFVMDSAEQVEAASIERVPLWNDRKDEHGPFDIVGDIHGCCDELEALLQELGYRESCVVPGGSSLVSGTVLAHPEGRKAVFVGDLVDRGPRVLDTVRLVARMVAFGSGICVPGNHDMKLLRKLNGKNVQITHGLAETMSEIEALPEDVQQPFRKELAQFLDGLVSHYVLDDGKLVVAHAGMKEEYQGRGSGKVREFALYGETTGETDEFGLPVRSNWAAEYRGSAMVVYGHTPVPEPEWLNRTVNVDTGCVFGGKLTALRYPEQEFVSIPAKQTYCEPARPFLPQDQSPSALSAQQIHDDILDAEDLLGKRIVSTRLQHNVTIREENSTAALEVMSRFAANPKWLIYLPPTMSPCETSQEPGLLEHPAEAFTYFRSQGVPQVVCEEKHMGSRAVVVICRDEEAAQQRFGVTDGETGIVYTRTGRRFFNDTELESRLIDRLRSAMTSAGFWEEFDTSWACFDCELMPWSAKAQELLRSQYAAVGAAGSAALPRAISALETTFQRLGNEDGKQNHPELAQYKDRLDNATAFVAAYRQYCWPVQSLDDLKLAPFHLLATEGRVHINQNHVWHMQTLAKICQEDNKMLLATNFKVVDVTDPLEVNEGVTWWESRTRQGGEGMVVKPLDWIVRGKKGLVQPAVKCRGKEYLRIIYSPDYDSDVNLARLRSRSLGRKRSLALREFALGIESLERFVRREPLRRVHECVFGVLALESEPVDPRL